A single region of the Ziziphus jujuba cultivar Dongzao chromosome 10, ASM3175591v1 genome encodes:
- the LOC107410238 gene encoding TATA-binding protein-associated factor BTAF1 isoform X1, which translates to MAQQSSRLHRLLTLLDTGSSQATRFTAARQIGDIAKSHPQDLTSLLKKVSHYLRSKNWDTRVAAAHAIGAIAENVKHTSVTEVLSWVQSKMSEAGISGVAENLVVLPRFHSNIACASFRSFNINKVLEFGALLASGGQEYDIANDNMKNPRERMARQKQHLRRRLGLDVCEQFMDVNDMIRDEDLIVQNSHGNGINQRLYVSRNIQQLVANMVPSVISKRPSPREMNLLKRKAKVNSKDQGKGWSEDGDVEVSYTQNTPTPGSCPDTSRLKKAFIDVNREEDNIENDKDGWWPFQSFVEQLILDMFDPVWEVRHGSVMALREILTHQGASAGVFMPEISSDGASFVELEDEYTSYTIKREREIDLNMQFPTYESEPSLKRAKIEDASCPWMETVVSASNNCNLGVSLEAEVDGLNLPSEHGNFNASSVKVEPESYIDAVWCSSKEAADTTDSMDCKNNKISLEKHDIQKNPAQNYELMNFVKLARHSWLKNSEFLQDCAIRFLCVLSLDRFGDYVSDQVVAPVRETCAQALGVVFKYMHPTLVHETLNILLEMQVNLIPEWEIRHGSLLGIKYLVAVRQEMLHELLGRVLPACKAGLEDPDDDVRAVAAEALIPTASAIVGLQTHMLHSIVMLLWDILLDLDDLSPSTSSVMNLLAEIYSQEEIIPKMMGTLSLKENQEFDLNELDELDDTGEEIYTQENPFMLSTLAPRLWPFMRHSITSVRYSAIRTLERLLEAGYKRKISESSSASFWPSFILGDTLRIVFQNLLLESNEEIVQCSERVWRLLVKCPAEDLELVASSYMSSWIELATTPYGSVLDATKLFWPAALPRKSHVRAAAKMRAVMLENESHRNIGLESSEATIPQERIGDASTNSFKIIVGADVETSVTHTRVVTAAALGIFASKLHEKSMQYVVDPICNALTSLSGVQRQVASMVLISWFKEINGWDASENPGVMPSFPNHLKSWLLDLLACSDPAFPTKDSILPYSELSRTYSKMCSEAAQLLRAIESSGMFDNFLSTTKFELERLSADDAINLASKIPTLSDDKVGNDTLGRHVDEVESAKQRLLTTSGYLKCVQNNLHVSVSALVAASVVWMSELPARLNPVILPLMASVRREQEEKLQEKAAEALAELIFHCISRKPNPNDKLIKNICSLTCMDPCETPQAAVISSMETIDDQDLLSYGTGTGKQKSRAQMLAGGEDRSKVEGFISRRGSELALRHLCKKFGASLFDKLPKMWDCLTEVLTEDEKQITKTIGAVKDPQILINNIQVVRAIAPLLDDALKPKLLTLLPCLFNCIRHSHVAVRLASSRCITSMAKSMTVLVMGAVVENSIHMLGDSTSASARQGAGMLISMLVQGLGVELVPYAPFLVVPLLRCMSDCDQSVRQSVTHSFAALVPLLPLARGLPPPAGLSESFSRSAEDAQFLEQLLDNSHIDDYKLFTDLKVTLRRYQQEGINWLAFLKRFKLHGILCDDMGLGKTLQASAIVASDIVEHRSSNNSEGISPSLIICPSTLVGHWAFEIEKYIDVSVISTLQYVGSAQERISLREQFNKHNVVITSYDVVRKDSDYLGKLMWNYCILDEGHIIKNAKSKITLAVKQLKAQHRLILSGTPIQNNIMDLWSLFDFLMPGFLGTERQFQATYGKPLVAAKDPKCSAKDAEAGALAMEALHKQVMPFLLRRTKDEVLSDLPEKIIQDRYCDLSHVQLKLYEQFSGSDVRQEISSMVKVNESADTGEASGVSSKASSHVFQALQYLLKLCGHPLLVLGEKIPDSVACCLSELLPAGSDIISELHKLCHSPKLVALQEILEECGIGVDAPNSESSVNVGQHRVLIFAQHKAFLDIIERDLFQTHMKSLTYLRLDGSVEPERRFEIVKAFNSDPTIDALLLTTHVGGLGLNLTSADTLVFMEHDWNPMRDHQAMDRAHRLGQKKVVNVHRLIMRGTLEEKVMSLQKFKLSVANAVINSENASMKTMNTDQLLDLFASAETSRKGTSVSKRTDRNISDPTLMGNKKGLKAILGSLEELWDESQYTEEYNLSQFLSKLNG; encoded by the exons ATGGCCCAACAGTCCTCTCGTCTTCACCGCCTCCTCACTCTTTTGGACa CTGGTTCGTCCCAGGCTACAAGATTTACTGCTGCTCGGCAGATAGGGGATATTGCCAAATCACATCCTCAAGACCTTACCTCTCTTttgaaaaag GTTTCTCATTATCTTCGAAGCAAAAACTGGGATACAAGAGTTGCTGCGGCTCATGCTATTGGAGCAATTGCTGAGAACGTTAAGCACACATCTGTGACAGAAGTCCTTTCTTGGGTTCAATCTAAAATGTCTGAGGCTGGAATTTCTGGCGTTGCTGAAAATTTGGTTGTGCTGCCTCGTTTTCATTCTAACATTGCATGTGCCTCGTTTAGAAG TTTTAATATCAACAAGGTGCTGGAGTTTGGAGCTCTGTTGGCATCTGGGGGACAG GAGTATGATATTGCAAATGATAATATGAAGAATCCAAGGGAAAGAATGGCCCGCCAGAAGCAACATCTTCGACGTCGTTTAG GGTTGGATGTATGCGAGCAATTCATGGATGTTAATGATATGATAAGAGATGAGGACCTTATTGTGCAGAACTCTCATGGGAATGGAATAAATCAAAGACTTTATGTTTCACGTAATATTCAGCAGCTAGTTGCAAATATGGTTCCTAGCGTAATATCAAAAAGACCAAGTCCAAGGGAGATGAATCTTCTAAAACGTAAAGCTAAAGTAAATTCAAAAGATCAAGGAAAGGGTTGGTCTGAGGATGGGGATGTGGAGGTTTCATATACTCAAAATACGCCAACACCAGGCTCATGTCCTGATACATCACGTCTTAAAAAG GCATTTATAGATGTTAACCGTGAAGAAGACAACATTGAAAACGACAAAGATGGTTGGTGGCCTTTCCAGAGTTTCGTTGAGCAACTGATCCTTGATATGTTTGATCCTG TCTGGGAAGTTCGTCATGGGAGTGTAATGGCTTTAAGAGAAATTTTAACCCATCAAGGTGCTTCTGCTGGAGTATTTATGCCTGAAATAAGCTCAGATGGTGCATCATTTGTTGAGTTAGAAGATGAATATACATCTTATAcaattaagagagagagagagattgatttGAATATGCAATTTCCAACATATGAGTCTGAACCAAGTCTGAAAAGGGCGAAGATTGAAGATGCATCATGTCCATGGATGGAAACAGTTGTCTCTGCTAGCAATAATTGTAATTTGGGTGTAAGCTTAGAGGCTGAAGTTGATGGATTGAATTTGCCTTCAGAGCATGGCAATTTTAATGCCAGTTCTGTTAAGGTGGAGCCAGAATCTTACATTGACGCTGTGTGGTGTTCAAGTAAAGAAGCAGCTGATACAACTGATTCCATGGattgcaaaaataataaaatttcacttGAAAAACatgatattcaaaaaaatcCTGCTCAAAATTATGAGCTCATGAACTTTGTCAAACTGGCTAGGCATTCTTGGCTTAAGAATTCTGAATTTCTTCAAGATTGTGCAATCCGTTTCCTATGTGTTCTGTCACTAGACCG TTTTGGAGATTATGTATCTGATCAGGTTGTTGCCCCAGTACGGGAAACCTGTGCACAGGCATTAGGTGTCGTGTTCAAGTACATGCATCCCACATTAGTTCATGAAACATTGAATATCTTGCTGGAGATGCAGGTAAATTTAAT ACCAGAATGGGAAATTCGTCATGGAAGCTTGCTGGGTATCAAGTATTTGGTTGCTGTACGGCAG GAGATGCTTCATGAATTGCTTGGACGTGTCCTCCCGGCATGTAAAGCTGGGCTTGAGGACCCTGATGATGATGTTCGAGCAGTAGCTGCAGAGGCTTTAATACCAACAGCATCTGCCATTGTTGGGTTACAGACTCACATGTTGCATTCTATTGTAATGCTACTTTGGGATATTTTACTTGATTTGGACGATTTAAGTCCATCTACTAGCAG TGTTATGAATCTGTTGGCTGAAATCTATTCCCAAGAAGAAATTATTCCTAAAATGATGGGGACATTGTCACTAAAAGAGAACCAAGAGTTTGATCTGAATGAGCTAGATGAGCTTGATGATACTGGAGAAGAAATATACACACAAGAAAATCCTTTTATGCTATCAACATTGGCCCCACGTTTATGGCCTTTTATGAGGCACAGTATCACATCAGTCCGTTATTCGGCTATTCGCACTTTG GAGCGACTGCTTGAAGCAGGATACAAAAGGAAGATTTCCGAGTCTTCAAGTGCTTCATTTTGGCCATCTTTTATTTTGGGTGATACCCTTAGAATTGTTTTCCAGAATTTGCTGCTGGAATCAAATGAGGAAATTGTGCAATGTTCAGAGAGGGTTTGGAGGCTCCTTGTTAAG TGCCCAGCAGAGGACCTAGAACTTGTTGCAAGTTCATATATGTCTTCATGGATAGAACTTGCAACTACTCCATATGGTTCAGTATTGGATGCCACAAAATTATTTTGGCCTGCTGCTCTTCCTCGAAAAAGTCATGTTAGAGCAGCAGCAAAAATGAGAGCTGTGATGCTTGAAAATGAGTCTCATAGAAACATTGGCTTGGAATCGTCAGAGGCAACTATTCCACAGGAAAGGATTGGAGATGCTTCCACCAATTCTTTTAAGATAATTGTTGGTGCTGATGTGGAAACATCAGTAACTCATACAAGAGTTGTTACAGCTGCAGCATTGGGAATTTTTGCATCTAAGCTGCATGAGAAGTCTATGCAATATGTAGTTGATCCAATTTGCAATGCACTTACCTCTTTATCTGGTGTCCAGCGGCAG GTGGCATCTATGGTTCTTATTTCTTGGTTCAAAGAGATAAATGGCTGGGATGCTTCTGAAAACCCTGGAGTCATGCCGAGCTTTCCCAATCATCTTAAAAGTTGGTTGTTGGATTTATTAGCATGCTCTGACCCTGCATTCCCTACGAAAGATTCAATTCTTCCTTATTCTGAGCTTTCAAGAACATATTCTAAGATGTGCAGTGAGGCTGCGCAGTTATTACGCGCCATTGAATCATCGGGTATGTTCGATAATTTTTTATCAACTACAAAATTTGAATTGGAACGCTTGAGTGCTGATGATGCAATAAATCTTgcatcaaaaattccaaccTTGTCTGATGATAAGGTTGGCAATGATACTTTGGGAAGACATGTCGATGAGGTGGAATCAGCAAAACAACGACTTCTGACAACTTCAGGGTATTTAAAATGTGTTCAG AATAATCTGCATGTTTCTGTCTCTGCTTTAGTTGCTGCTTCAGTAGTTTGGATGTCAGAGCTTCCTGCACGCCTCAATCCTGTGATTTTGCCTCTTATGGCTTCGGTTAGAAGAGAACAG GAGGAGAAACTACAAGAGAAAGCAGCTGAGGCACTTGCCgagcttatttttcattgtatttCACGGAAGCCTAACCCAAATGATAAGTTAATAAAGAATATATGTAGTTTGACATGCATGGATCCTTGTGAGACACCACAAGCAGCTGTTATTAGTTCCATGGAGACTATTGATGATCAGGATCTCCTCTCCTATGGGACTGGTACTGGTAAACAGAAATCAAGGGCTCAGATGCTGGCTGGAGGTGAAGACCGGTCAAAAGTTGAGGGCTTTATTAGCAGACGAGGGTCTGAACTTGCATTGAGGCATCTATGTAAGAAGTTTGGTGCTTCATTATTTGACAAGCTTccaaaaatgtgggattgtctCACAGAAGTTCTGACTGAAGATGAGAAGCAAATTACCAAAACTATTGGCGCTGTTAAGGATCCTCAGATcttgataaataatatccag GTCGTACGCGCTATTGCTCCCTTGCTGGATGATGCACTGAAACCAAAGCTGCTCACCCTTCTCCCATGCCTTTTCAATTGCATTCGCCATTCCCATGTTGCTGTTAGATTAGCTTCTTCAAGGTGTATTACTTCAATGGCCAAGTCAATGACAGTACTTGTGATGGGAGCTGTAGTTGAAAATTCCATTCATATGTTAGGCGATTCAACTTCTGCTAGTGCCAGACAAGGTGCTGGAATGCTTATTAGCATGCTTGTGCAGGGGCTGGGTGTTGAGCTGGTTCCCTATGCTCCTTTTTTAGTTGTTCCTCTTCTAAGGTGTATGAGTGATTGTGATCAATCTGTCAGACAGAGCGTAACACATAGTTTTGCTGCTCTTGTTCCTCTTCTTCCACTAGCAAGAGGCCTACCCCCACCTGCTGGACTGAGTGAGAGTTTCTCTAGGAGTGCGGAAGATGCACAGTTTCTTGAGCAATTACTTGACAATTCCCATATTGATGATTACAAACTTTTTACTGACTTGAAAGTGACATTGAGGAG GTATCAACAAGAAGGTATAAATTGGTTGGCTTTTCTAAAACGTTTTAAACTTCATGGAATTTTATGTGATGATATGGGGCTTGGTAAGACACTTCAGGCATCAGCTATTGTGGCGTCTGATATAGTTGAGCATCGTAGTTCGAATAACAGTGAGGGCATTTCACCATCTTTAATTATTTGCCCATCGACACTTGTTGGACACTGGGCATTCGAGATAGAGAAGTACATTGATGTTTCCGTAATCTCTACTCTTCAATATGTTGGTTCTGCTCAAGAGCGCATTTCTCTTCGAGAACAGTTTAATAAGCATAATGTGGTAATAACATCATATGATGTGGTCCGTAAAGACTCTGATTATCTTGGAAAGCTTATGTGGAATTACTGTATATTAGATGAAGGACACATCATCAAGAAtgcaaaatctaaaattacactTGCAGTAAAGCAGTTGAAAGCCCAACACCGCTTGATACTGAGTGGAACACCAATCCAG AATAATATCATGGATTTGTGGTCCCTTTTCGATTTTCTAATGCCAGGGTTTCTCGGAACAGAGAGACAG TTCCAAGCCACATATGGAAAACCGCTAGTAGCAGCTAAGGATCCTAAATGTTCTGCCAAGGATGCTGAAGCTGGGGCACTGGCCATGGAAGCATTGCATAAGCAG GTTATGCCCTTCCTCCTTCGTCGAACCAAAGATGAAGTCTTGTCTGATCTGCCAGAGAAAATTATTCAGGACAGATACTGTGACCTGAGCCATGTACAATTAAAATTGTACGAGCAATTTTCTGGTTCAGATGTTAGACAAGAAATCTCAAGCATGGTAAAAGTTAATGAGTCTGCAGATACAGGAGAAGCGAGTGGTGTTTCATCTAAGGCATCTTCACATGTTTTCCAG GCACTTCAATATTTGCTAAAACTATGTGGTCATCCGTTGCTTGTTCTTGGAGAAAAGATTCCAGATTCAGTTGCTTGCTGTTTGTCCGAGCTGTTACCTGCAGGTTCTGACATTATATCAGAATTGCATAAGCTTTGCCACTCTCCCAAACTGGTTGCACTTCAAGAGATTCTGGAAGAGTGTGGGATAGGTGTTGATGCTCCTAATTCTGAATCTTCTGTGAATGTTGGCCAGCATAGAGTTTTAATATTTGCTCAGCATAAA GCCTTTTTGGACATAATTGAAAGAGACTTGTTTCAAACCCATATGAAGAG TCTGACTTACCTGCGACTGGATGGATCAGTTGAACCTGAAAGACGTTTTGAAATTGTTAAAGCTTTTAATTCAGATCCTACAATTGATGCCTTGTTGCTCACAACACATG TTGGTGGGCTTGGCTTGAACCTGACATCTGCAGATACCCTCGTTTTTATGGAACATGACTGGAATCCAATGCGAGACCACCAG GCAATGGATAGAGCACACAGGTTGGGTCAGAAAAAAGTTGTTAACGTCCATCGTCTAATAATGCGTGGCACCCTTGAAGAGAAAGTTATGAGCCTGCAAAAGTTTAAGCTTTCAGTAGCTAATGCAGTCATTAATTCAGAAAATGCCAGTATGAAGACAATGAATACAGACCAGTTGCTTGATCTCTTTGCGTCTGCAGAAACCTCTAGAAAG